From Prevotella sp. oral taxon 299 str. F0039:
AATAAGATACTTTTTGTGATATAATATTAAAGAAAAACTATTCTTTCACCAACTCACATCTTTTCTTTATCTTTGCACATGTAATTATTATACAAACAAAATGAAAAAGTTTTGCCTAGATTTAATCGTTGTTTCTGTATCGAAAATAAACGATCGTTATGTGTTGATCAAGCTTACGCATAATGAAGAATTACCACCAATGGAACCTGGACAATTTGTAGAAGTACGTGTAGATGGTTCTCCAACAACCTTTTTGAGACGTCCAATTTCAATTAATTTTGTAGATAGGAAGAATAATCAGCTTTGGTTATTGGTTGCAACCGTAGGTGAAGGAACACATAAGATGGCACAACTAAAAGAAGGAGAAATACTTAATTGTGTTCTACCATTGGGAAAGTCGTTCACAATGCCACAACAACCACAAGAAAAATATTTATTAGTTGGAGGTGGAGTTGGTACAGCTCCAATGCTCTATCTAGGTGAACAATTAAAGGAAATAGGATGTACACCCACCTTTTTGTTAGGTGCACGTTCTCAAAAAGATCTTCTTGAACTTGAAAACTTTGAGCCATTAGGTA
This genomic window contains:
- a CDS encoding dihydroorotate dehydrogenase electron transfer subunit, with protein sequence MKKFCLDLIVVSVSKINDRYVLIKLTHNEELPPMEPGQFVEVRVDGSPTTFLRRPISINFVDRKNNQLWLLVATVGEGTHKMAQLKEGEILNCVLPLGKSFTMPQQPQEKYLLVGGGVGTAPMLYLGEQLKEIGCTPTFLLGARSQKDLLELENFEPLGRLFVTTEDGTAGEKGFVTNHSILQNEKFDRICVCGPTPMMKAVAQYARQNNIECEVSLENMMACGVGACLCCVEKTTEGNLCVCTDGPVFNIKQLLWQS